The Brachypodium distachyon strain Bd21 chromosome 4, Brachypodium_distachyon_v3.0, whole genome shotgun sequence nucleotide sequence ttttgtaCTTCACTGGCGGTCACGCTGCACCCAAGGGTTATAGAGAAACGTGCGCACCCATCTTCTAAAAGCTACAGTTCCTACCCCACTGGTCACTCTCCCCTTCTTGAACCACAGCGGTgcgagttcgacctccaccgACCGCGCATTACAAATTCTTCCCCAGTGTGGCCGTGGGATTACATTTTTCCGCCGGTCGTTTTTTTTCACACGTCTTTCTTTACTCCGTGAGTCAACTGCTTCTTGACCTTTCTTCCCTATCCACTTGCCTCGGTCCCCTGTCTCAAAATCCCCCAAAGGAAACCCTAGGCTCGTGTGGTCTAGGCGCCGGCCGTGCAAGCTCCGCCCGCGCTAACAAGCCTCTGGCATGCCACTGTCAAGCTCCTCATGGCTCCAGTGCCTCCTGGTTTTCCTACGCCTTCGACGCGGCCCGTCTAtgctccaccgccgccgccaagctccATTTTGATCTCCGGGTCGAGCTCAACCGGCGGAATGCAAGGGTGCATCCGCCGGATCCTCGACATGCTCAAGGTGGGGTAAATGGGACGCCGACGGACCCCCCTCCCGGCTACTCTGCAGACGTCGCTGCCGCCCGGCGCGGTTCGGCCCCGTGTGGAACCGCGCCGTCTAGACGTCGAGTCGAGCCACCCGTCCGCCGCGAGGTCGAGCCACTAAGTGCCATCGACTGCCCATTGACAGGTAGCTTCACGCCCCAGAGTCATGGCATTGCGCTTGTGCTCAACATCGATGGCCTGCCTGTGTTGTATGAAAGTGCGCGTCCCCCTTCGGTTCTATCCGTCGCTGCTATCGCTCGTCAATTGCACTGAACTACAATACGATTCGTCGGGCACCAACAAGCTTACGTGCCGGTGTCAGCTTCCGGGGCCCCTTTTTTTGCAGGTTGACTCCCAAGGCTTTGGCATCGGCCTAGGACCTGATCTGAAACCAAACGAGCGAATGGTGCTCTACGGCCGCACCTGGTGGGTGCAAGTTCGTCTAGCCTACGTTGGTCCTCCAATCAACCTCAGCAGGGAGATCAATCACGTAGGAGGTGTTGCAGGCTCGGTGGTGTTCGTGCTACTCCAGGCCGCCTGCTATTGGTATAGCTGCCGCAACAAGTAAGCAAAGAAGATGTCCACAGGGGCATGTTTAGAGGCGAACCTAGCTCGCGCCTCCTCTTTTGGCTTGAACTAATCAAGTGTGTGTTAGGATATTTAACCCAAAGTATTTGATCCCCTGTGTACATTTAAGCCCTTCTAGCTACAATGCTATGCTTTGCAAATGTGCAATGCATATATGCAATCCCCCTATATATGTGTGCAATGTTAAACTGCGACAATGCTATCCTCTCTGTTGCTGTGTTGTTTGTTTCAATGATACACTTGCCCTTTCAAATCATATCAGTAGAAATATTTCTTCGACCACATCACGCATTATTCTAACAGAACAAAGTCTCAAGCATTATTCCAACACAACAAAGTCTCAAGCTTACAAACAACAGCGTCTCCTCCATGCGACTACCAACTTTCCCATGCAAGACAGGTCCAAAAACAGTAAAGGGACCACAATTAAAGTACATGGACCACTTAATCAATAAACTACATCTTCTCAATCATGAAGAACAACACAACCCCTAAAGTCAGGGCAATACTCAGGCAGGCCACCGAGAAGACTTTTATTTcttcaatcttcttcttctcttctacCAGCTGACACGATAGGGCTTCATTGTGCATTTTTCTTCAACAATCTTGCTTTCCGTCTCCTCTATCAACTGGTCCTGGAAAGCTAACTCATATTCATGTTTGATCAGAGAATCATACAAGCTTTTGctgttcttctcttcttctttcaccCTTGATTTCAGCATCAGAATCTCCTTCATCAATACAGCAATCGGGTCCAGCTCTTCCACATTCTGTCCATGCCGAACAGGGGCCTTCTCCTCTTCGTCATCAAACTCATGCTCCACAAGGTAATCTGGGTCGAAGTAGCCCAAATTGAACTGCATACAAGGCCAACACTACAGCATGAGCACCGTGACATACAAGAATCGagcaaacaaagcaaaatgtCAATTGGTTGCTTATGAGATCAATTCACCTCTTCCACAGTGCCAATCGGGCTGCTACGGTCCGAATCCTGGAGCCAGGACATCATCGAAGCGTGCCCGTCATCCATAAAACCACTACGCGCCATCCTTCTGCAAGGTAAATCAAGCTCGATTGGGTTTTCGGGCCGACGAATGGGTTCACGCGCAATTTCAAAATTGGGGAAAATGAATACCTAAATGTCAAAATCAGGGGTTCATACGGAATCAATGGCCGGCGGGAGGGGCGAGAAGGCTTACCTCGAGAGGACCAGTGGTCGATGCGTGCCGGATCTGAGCTAGGGCTTCCTCTAGGGAGCGCTGGCGTGTAACGGATGggacgcgcggcggcgggtctATGGGAAGCGGTGCCCGAACGATgggacgcggcagcggcaaccTTGGGGTGCGGCGAGCTTggtgagcggcggcggctggatggGGCGGGGCGCCAGCGACCTACgggagcggcggtggcggcaagCTTCTagagtggcggcggtggcaaaTGAGCCCGATCGGGCATCCGGGCACGAACAGATAGGGCACGCAGATGTGGCATGTttgtgggacccacgcgttgtGATTTGCAAGCAAATGGGACCCACACGTGATCATTTGGTCTTAAGCTAAGACAACACCGTTTAAGTCCGAACCCACCTATCAGTTTGGCAATTTTGCACTTTCCCCACTCCGGCGGCCTCCGACTCGGTTCTGGCGATTTCGTTCACTACGTAGGATCGCGAAGAGGGATTGTTTCCTCACACGGTCGCCAAATATTTTGTAACCGGTCATGAGCTCGTTATGAGCCATTAGCCCGGACATGGAGGCCTTCATGCGGATC carries:
- the LOC100844314 gene encoding uncharacterized protein LOC100844314, translating into MARSGFMDDGHASMMSWLQDSDRSSPIGTVEEFNLGYFDPDYLVEHEFDDEEEKAPVRHGQNVEELDPIAVLMKEILMLKSRVKEEEKNSKSLYDSLIKHEYELAFQDQLIEETESKIVEEKCTMKPYRVSW